In a single window of the Zea mays cultivar B73 chromosome 5, Zm-B73-REFERENCE-NAM-5.0, whole genome shotgun sequence genome:
- the LOC100283456 gene encoding Acetylornithine deacetylase, with the protein MASPASASLKEAVGSLDRDGFVGLLSNLIGETAHLQNDPPTYRPQEERVAQHVVDVLRPVSADTGGGPLLVRKISYAEGRSNVIVEYPGTVPGRVVSFVGMHMDVVPANGSEWDFDPFSLTFDSEDKDKLRGRGTTDCLGHVALVAQLMRRLGEVKPPLKHSVIAVFIANEENSSVTGIGVDGLVKDGLLDKLKTGPLFWIDTADKQPCIGTGGMIPWHLKATGKLFHSGLAHKAINAMEMNMEALKVIQKRFYTDFPPHEKEKVYKFATPSTMKPTKWSYPGGGLNQIPGECTISGDVRLTPFYSTSHVMEKLKEYVEDINERFETVLDTRGPVSKYILPDENLQGRLEITFDGDVMNGVACNLESRGYHALCKATKEIVGHVEPYSITGSLPLIRELQDEGFDVQTAGYGLLKTYHAKNEYCLFSDMAQGFQVFLSIISQLEEEV; encoded by the exons ATGGCATCTCCGGCATCGGCGTCGCTTAAGGAAGCCGTGGGCAGCCTCGACCGCGACGGCTTTGTTGGTCTCCTCTCCAACCTCATCGGCGAGACCGCACACCTGCAGAACGACCCGCCGACCTACAGGCCTCAGGAGGAGCGCGTGGCGCAGCACGTAGTCGACGTGCTCCGCCCGGTGTCCGCGGACACCGGGGGCGGCCCCCTCCTTGTGCGGAAGATAAGCTACGCCGAGGGCAGGAGCAACGTCATCGTTGAATACCCCGGCACCGTCCCAGGCCGCGTTGTCTCCTTCGTCGGCATGCACATGGACGTCGTCCCTGCCAACGGCAGCGAGTGG GACTTTGATCCTTTCTCACTAACCTTTGATAGCGAGGATAAGGACAAACTTCGGGGACGTGGGACAACCGACTGTCTTGGACATGTCGCACTGGTGGCTCAGCTAATGCGGCGGCTTGGTGAGGTCAAGCCACCCCTGAAACATTCTGTCATTGCTGTGTTCATTGCCAATGAGGAGAACTCATCTGTCACTGGCATTGGTGTTGATGGCCTCGTGAAGGATGGATTACTTGACAAGCTCAAAACAGGACCCTT GTTTTGGATAGATACAGCTGATAAGCAGCCATGCATTGGCACTGGTGGAATGATTCCATGGCATCTCAAGGCAACAGGGAAGCTGTTCCACAGTGGCCTTGCACATAAG GCCATAAATGCAATGGAGATGAACATGGAAGCACTAAAGGTAATCCAAAAACGGTTTTACACTGACTTCCCTCCACATGAGAAAGAGAAGGTCTATAAATTTGCTACTCCATCTACAATGAAGCCAACTAAATGGAGCT ATCCTGGCGGGGGGCTTAATCAAATTCCGGGAGAATGCACAATTTCAGGGGATGTAAG GTTGACTCCTTTCTATAG CACTTCGCATGTCATGGAGAAGTTGAAGGAATATGTAGAGGACATCAATGAGAGATTTGAAACAGTACTTGATACTCGTGGTCCTGTGTCCAAATATATTCTTCCTGATGAAAATCTACAAGGAAG GCTTGAAATCACTTTTGATGGAGATGTGATGAATGGGGTGGCTTGCAATCTGGAGTCTCGAGGCTATCATGCATTATGCAAAGCAACCAAGGAAATAGTTGGCCACGTGGAGCCATATTCCATCACCGGGAGTCTACCTCTAATCCGGGAATTACAG GACGAGGGATTTGATGTTCAAACAGCTGGATATG GCTTACTGAAGACGTACCATGCGAAGAACGAGTACTGTCTGTTTTCAGACATGGCCCAGGGCTTTCAGGTGTTTCTGAGCATCATTTcacagctggaagaagaggtctgA